The following are from one region of the Betta splendens chromosome 15, fBetSpl5.4, whole genome shotgun sequence genome:
- the ciao2b gene encoding cytosolic iron-sulfur assembly component 2B isoform X1, translating into MSAGSRLENANPVIFQRSGERLLTASEEDEDVHDPIDDREIFDLIRSINDPEHPLSLEELNVVEQVRVKVNDAESTVSVEFTPTIPHCSMATLIGLSIKVKLLRALPDRFKTDVHITPGTHASEEAVNKQLADKERVAAALENSSLLEVVNQCLSTRKI; encoded by the exons ATGTCGGCAGGAAGCCGCCTGGAGAACGCGAACCCCGTGATCTTCCAGCGCTCCGGGGAGAGGCTGCTGACGGCgtccgaggaggacgaggacgtcCACGACCCCATCGACGACAGGGAAATATTCG ATCTGATCAGATCCATCAACGACCCAGAGCACCCTCTGTCTCTAGAGGAACTCAATGTTGTGGAGCAAGTCAGAGTCAAG GTTAATGATGCAGAGAGCACAGTGAGTGTTGAGTTCACCCCCACCATCCCTCACTGCAGCATGGCCACACTCATCGGCCTGTCTATCaaggtgaagctgctgcgtgCTCTGCCAGACAGGTTTAAA ACTGACGTCCACATCACGCCGGGGACTCATGCCTCAGAAGAAGCAG TGAACAAACAGCTGGCAGACAAAGAGAGAGTGGCAGCAGCTCTTGAGAACTCCTCACTACTAGAGGTGGTCAACCAGTGCCTGTCCACAAGGAAGATATGA
- the ciao2b gene encoding cytosolic iron-sulfur assembly component 2B isoform X2, giving the protein MSAGSRLENANPVIFQRSGERLLTASEEDEDVHDPIDDREIFDLIRSINDPEHPLSLEELNVVEQVRVKVNDAESTVSVEFTPTIPHCSMATLIGLSIKTDVHITPGTHASEEAVNKQLADKERVAAALENSSLLEVVNQCLSTRKI; this is encoded by the exons ATGTCGGCAGGAAGCCGCCTGGAGAACGCGAACCCCGTGATCTTCCAGCGCTCCGGGGAGAGGCTGCTGACGGCgtccgaggaggacgaggacgtcCACGACCCCATCGACGACAGGGAAATATTCG ATCTGATCAGATCCATCAACGACCCAGAGCACCCTCTGTCTCTAGAGGAACTCAATGTTGTGGAGCAAGTCAGAGTCAAG GTTAATGATGCAGAGAGCACAGTGAGTGTTGAGTTCACCCCCACCATCCCTCACTGCAGCATGGCCACACTCATCGGCCTGTCTATCaag ACTGACGTCCACATCACGCCGGGGACTCATGCCTCAGAAGAAGCAG TGAACAAACAGCTGGCAGACAAAGAGAGAGTGGCAGCAGCTCTTGAGAACTCCTCACTACTAGAGGTGGTCAACCAGTGCCTGTCCACAAGGAAGATATGA